From Lycium ferocissimum isolate CSIRO_LF1 chromosome 12, AGI_CSIRO_Lferr_CH_V1, whole genome shotgun sequence, one genomic window encodes:
- the LOC132039421 gene encoding uncharacterized protein LOC132039421 translates to MAQTMRLDPSQRDPNLFCDYHTTHRHQTSDCYHLRDEVALLLKDGHLREFLSDRDTGMPFSTKKDKFSEAHDRRSQGLVQEDVTTFTNEKAKALISPHLATLVISVMINHCRIENVVVDPGSSADVIQWGVIEQLEMIDKLTPSVKVFSEASKTAKREIVLSVNAGGVIKNMRFYVVNGDTKCNAIFGRTWIHDMKATPSTLFKQIEFLTPDGIGCTRATISGKRNIRLQDCYEK, encoded by the exons ATGGCCCAGACAATGCGGTTAGACCCTAGTCAGAGGGATCCAAATCTATTCTGCGATTATCACACGACTCATAGACATCAAACCTCTGATTGCTATCACCTACGTGATGAGGTTGCACTGCTATTAAAGGATGGTCATTTAAGGGAGTTTTTGAGTGATAGAG ATACGGGAATGCCCTTTTCAACCAAAAAGGATAAGTTCTCAGAAGCGCACGATCGAAGATCCCAAGGACTTGTACAGGAGGATGTAACAACATTCACCAATGAAAAGGCGAAAGCCTTAATTTCACCTCACCTTGCTACTCTGGTAATTTCTGTTATGATTAATCACTGTAGAATTGAGAATGTCGTGGTTGATCCAGGTAGTTCAGCCGATGTCATTCAATGGGGAGTCATTGAACAACTGGAAATGATCGACAAACTGACGCCATCCGTAAAAGTATTCAGTGAAGCAAGTAAAACAGCAAAGAGAGAGATCGTGTTGTCGGTTAATGCCGGAGGTGTGATAAAAAATATGAGGTTTTACGTTGTAAACGGTGACACGAAATGCAATGCTATCTTTGGGAGAACTTGGATTCATGATATGAAGGCAACACCTTCGACACTATTTAAACAGATAGAATTTCTGACGCCGGATGGAATCGGATGCACCCGGGCAACGATTAGCGGTAAAAGGAATATTCGACTTCAAGATTGCTATGAAAAATAG